The nucleotide sequence CCTTCCATGTTCAGAGAAATCATGAATGACATTCCCATCAGGTACTGTTGAAAGACAGGACAACTTTCTGAGTTGTTCTTTTCTTGGGCTAGTTCAGTGATTTACCTGCTGCGGATTTCTGCTTTCGTATTTCACTTTCACTGACAAAGTGGTTAAGGTGCTGTTTATATAAAGTTTGGGAACTGGATCGGGTCTTCATGGCAGCCGTGAAACTGATGCGTGTGAATTTATACTTGCCTCAGGCTATCCAGAATCAAGTTCCGGGAGGAAGCCAAGAGACTGCTCTTCAAGTATGCTGAGGCTGCAAAAAGGCTTATTGAATCCAGGTGGGAGTTCCTCTCGCAGTGCTGTCACtttcagaaatgggaaaaagtTTATAGGAACTTCTAGGAGGAGCTACAGTGTCCCGCCCTATTCTGGATAGGTCATTATCttacagaggaaaagcaaggtTAAGAACACATGGAAGAAAAACGGTGGTGGTGGAGGCATCTTTTGCTAGTGATGTTGTCATGAAATCAAACATGGGGAAGCTGTGAATGTATGCAGAGATGAGCCAGAAGCTGTGTGACACTAAATACGGAATGCCTTCTGTCGTTTATTCCTGAGATAATACAGGAGTGCTTGGGCCTCTACTGATagtaaagagaaacaaactTAGAATGGTATTTTATTACACCACATATATCATGGGAGGGGAGCGACAGGCAAGGGCCCTGAGGACGTGTCAGCAGCTGTGTTCCCCACTGATGGATCACTGTGGTGGTATGGATATATCACCGGGCCCCTCTGGGTTAAATTGCACTTGTCTGTTTTGTGCAGGAGCGCATCACCAGACAGCAGGAAGGTGGTGAAATGGAACGTGGAGGACACCTTCAGCTGGCTGCGACGGGACCATTCTGCTTCGAAGGAGGATTACATGGTCAGTATCCCTCCGGTGCAGCTGAGCGCAGTGAGCCGAGGGACAGATGGGGTGGTCAGGGCCAGGCAAAGGATCTTGAGAAGGCTGCGACTGCCTTCCTCTGGTCTGTGACGTGGAAGTGGCACCGGCACGGTCATTCTGCGTAGCTCCGGAGAGTGAGGAGGTGCCTTGTGCAAGGGGCTCTTCTGGTTATGCAGGACCGCCTGGAGCACTTACGCAAGCAGTGTGGGCCCCACGTGTCTGCTGCAGCAAAGGACTCTGTGGAAGGCATCTGCAGTAAGATTTACTACATATCCCTCGAATACGTCAAGCGCATCCGGGAGAAGCATCTTGCCATCCTCAAAGAGAACAATATATCTGGTACACAGTAAACCTTTTTCCTACTCCTTGGGCCTTGCTTCCTTCATCGCTACCATTCTTTAACCCTCCCTTTTGCCTTTGAGCCTTAGCTCTCCCCAGACACGCTCCTTCCAGACCCCAGTGTCTTTCTTTTGCCGCTTGTTCTTGCTGCCTGTCTTCCCACCTGATTGCGATTCCCTCCAGCTGATCTTTTCCatgagctcttttttttctgccaaagcTGAGGCTAAGTTGCTGTCCAAAATAGTTAACCACAAGGTGGCAGAAAGGCTCCTTTGCCTCCTGGACTTGACAGCCTGGGAATGTTTACTGTTTTTAGAATGAGTTTGGGGCAAACTGAAATAACAGTAATGACAAGGAAATTGTTTTACTCATGCAGAACATGCCTTACGATGCTGGCATGGTTGTGTACAGTCTACAGGTCTCCTGTGTTACAGATGGAGAAATACTGTGACATGGATCCTCTCCATGTTCCAGCAGCATTTGATAGGATTAATTTGGGGAATCAGCTCTGATCTTAGGTGGCTGCCTGCATGCTGTGTGTGAAGGGCCACTGCTGCGTTTTGGGGGGGACTCTGCTCTTTCAGCCTTACTCCTGTCACTACTTGTTTTGAGGTGGAAGGAAGATCTGTTCCAGATGTCCTTGGATTCTAACGGACTGCCTTGATCTTTATTCTCTGTAGCTGAGGTAGAAGCTCCTGAAGTCCAGGACAGGCTTGTGTACTGTTACCCAGTGCGACTggccatcccctcccctccactccccagTGTGGAAATGCACATGGAAAACAATGTGGCGTGTGTGCGGTACAAGGGGGAAATGGTGAAAGTGAGCCGCAACTACTTCAGCAAGCTGGtaagggctggctgcaggcctGCGTGACTGTCGTTGCAAAGCGCTCTTTGGTGAGAGCTTCCATTTCTCCTTTTACTCTGAGTGGAGGGActgtgcagcagggcagagcgCTGACCTGGGGGGGGCTGCCTGATACTGCCCGAGTGGTAGCAGGCACGAGCACAGCTTCCTTCTCCTTCGTCAGGGGCAGCCTTCTGCTGGGAGCACTTAAAAGGCGCTGTGTGTGTGCTCTGGGTGCGTGTAGCAAGAACGGTTGTACTCACAAGAAGGTTGCCCTTGCTGAGAGGCCCTTGCTGATGTGTTGCATTCCTGCATGCTAGGAAATAGCTGGTGGTTCGTTCACGTGGTAAAAGCAGATGTGCTGAAAAACCTTCGTGCAGAGCCCCACCTGCTCCTCTGTACGTCACCGTCTCTCATGCCATGACGTGTCTGTGTGCTGCCTGTCCGACCTTTCTGGTTTTTAACGCTGGTTTTTAACGGCTGGGCTTTCTCTTCCAGTGGCTCCTCTATCGGTACAGTTGCATTGATGACTCTGGCTTTGAAAAGTTTCTGCCCAGGGTTTGGTGCCTTCTCCGTCGATACCAGGTACTGTCTCATCACAGTTGTGTGTCAAAAAGCCCTAGTAATAGTGGGGACTTGGCTGTCATTATTCTGGGAGGTCCACAGCTCTGGGAGCCTGGTACAAAACGGCTCCCGTGGGGGCTGTTGTCTGCCCCCATTGTTTTGAGGTAGGAGTGTAGCCTGGGGAGCAGTTGTGATCTTGAGGGGAGACCTTGGTGGGGATGAAGATAAATCGTTACAAAAAACCTTCAGTAGTTCATGGCATCACCGTGGGGGCTAACTGAAGGTTCGTGGGGAGTCTGTAAAAACTGACAGTTGCTTTGTGGGGCCTGAGTTAGTGAAAGTATCTAAAGAGCGTTCTTGGGTACATGCAGGGGACCTGCACGAATTTGAGAAAGGATGAGGAGGCCCTGCATACCTAGAGGAGTGGGTGCATGGACATGTGGCCCTTGGTCTGTGTTCAGTGAAGGGAACAGAAGGCACAGCAAGTGCAGGCAGGCACTTCTCACCGGGATTTGCTCTCCTCAGATGATGTTTGGTGTGGGTCTGTATGAAGGAACTGGCCTGCAGGGGGCACTGCCCGTGCACGTCTTTGAAGCCCTCCACAAGCTCTTTGGAGTGAGTTTTGAATGCTTTGCCTCGCCTCTGAATTGCTATTTTAAACAGTACTGTTCGGCCTTCTTGGATACAGACGGGTATTTTGGATCCAGGGGGTGAGTCTTACGTTCCATTGCCCTTTGCCGCGTGTCTGTGTGGGTGCGTGTGCGGTGCGATGGCTCCGGACAGGGCTGACAGCTCTGGGAGCTCATGGCTGTAGCAGGCTGAGTGGTGCCTGTGCAGGAAGCTGCGTGCTCTGGGCCTGCTGAAAGGCAGCGAGTGGACCTAGATTGTCCGTGGGGCAGCCAGGAGTGTGCCGCTGGTCTGGTTGGAGGTGTCCCGTCCCCACACGGTGCACTTCGTGAGCCTGTCGGCGCTTGCCCTTATTCTGGTGAAAGGGAGAACTGAGCCCAAAGCAATCAGCTTGAATCAGCAGTCAGcactcagcagctgcagctggaatATGTCCCCAGCGACAGTTCTGTTATTCACAAGTGGCAGGCCTCATGCTGCTGGGAATTCAGGCCTTCTGAGAGCATGAGTGTCCTTTCTGATGAAATGGCTGCTTGTTAAGGTATGAAAATTAGAATTCTAGCCTCTCTGACAGGGATCTTTGCCTTTTCCCTCTAGCCCGTGCCTGGATTTCTTCCCTATAAGTGGGTCTTTTGAGGCAAATCCTCCATTCTGCGAGGAGCTGATGGATGCCATGGTCTCTCACTTTGAGGTATGTTCACCCATGTTGTTCTGAATGGAGCTGTGCAGTcgtcctctgctccctgctgctcttgtACCCTCATAACAGGGCTGTTACTCAGAAGGCAGAGGATTGTGactgctgctgcactgctctgGAAGCAGAAATGTTGCTTTCTTGTAGAAGTCATTAGGCATTTCACTGCTTAactggggttttgttttcttgttggaCTAGAAACTGCTGGAGAGTTCCAGTGAGCCCCTCTCCTTCATTGTCTTCATCCCTGAGTGGAGGGACCCTCCTACACCAGCCCTGACCCGCATGGAGCAGAGCAAGTTCAAGCGGCACCAGCTCATCCTGTCAGCCTTCGATCACGAGTACCGCAGCGGGTCTCAGCACGTCTGCAAAAAGTAGGCTTTCCTCTGGGGTCCTTCTGGGGATGCGTTTCTGATAAGCAGCCTCTTAGGAGAGCCGTGAGACAGAAACAGCCTAGCCCAAGTGGAAATCAGTGCAAAGTAGGGAAGAGGCGAGGAAAAATGCAATGTGTAATCATCCTGGATTTTAAAGAGAGGAGTTCTGGAATCCACAGTGTTGTGGATTTTCGCACACATTTAATGACTGCTGAGGTATTTCACTAACTAAAAAACTCATGAGTGAGGTATTCCTTCGGTCCAGCCTGAACGGTTCATCCCATCTGGTGCTGTGGTGATCGCCTGTGTCCCTCTACCAGCTCTCCACTCTGGTGAGCCACAGCTGAGGAGTCTTTCCTGGGCTCCCACATGCCGTAGTGCCTCGGTCATTCAGCACCGCTCCGAAGGAAGCAGAGGGAGCAGTCAGGATCTTGGCCCTCAGTGGGGAAGTGGCCCTTGGTCTGCTGCTTAAGCAACAAGTTCAAGGCACGGCTGGTTTAAGCAACGAGTGCTTGAATGCCAAGTTTTCTGTATCTGGTCAGGGTTGCTGTGAGATGCATTCTCTCACTGAGTATTTCAGGGACAGCAGTGTCTTGCTGCACCTGCTGGCCAGGGAGCTGCTTGGCTCAGTGCTTCTCTGAAACACAGCGAGCCTCTGCCTTCATTCAGTCTGCTTCCTCCTTTCTCATAACAATGAAGGACAGGGGGAGGAAAAGTTGTCCTAAAAACAACAcgcaggaagaggagagacaggtgccaggaaaggtgttCCCCTTAGTTGTGTGCCTTCTTGGTGGGCCAGGGGGAGGTGCTGAGCGCCTCTTGTCTTTCCTCACAGGGAGGAGATGTACTACAAGGCCGTGCACAACACCGCCGTCCTCTTCCTGCAGAACAGCGCAGGCTTTGCCAAGTGGGAGCCCACGccggagcggctgcaggagctcgTTGCGGCCTACAAGCACTCGGGCCGCACCCTCAGCTCCTCGTCCTCGTCGTCCTCGTCCTCCTGCGACAAGGAGCGGGAGCTGGGCCGCGAGCAGAGCGGCAGCCGGGAGCCGAACGCCAACTGAGGTGCAGAGGTgagaggcagcaggggaggCGCCGGCGGCCCCGAGGAGGCTCGCCAGGGCAGGCGGAGAGACTGCTGGCTGCGCAGCACCGGCCCGGGGGACTCTTGCCCGGCGGCTCCACGGCACCGCCTCGCCCTGCGAACTGCACGCTGCCCGCGCCCGGCAGCGCCACGGAGCCCCCGGCCgggagaggagctgggctgcagccacgcCGCGGGGCGAGGGAGCCACGCGTGGGCGGCAGGACGAGCGCCCGAGCACGGAGGGAAGCGAGGAAggaaggggcagcaggaggccggCCGGAGGGACGGCCGGAGGGCCGGGCGTGCCACGGAGGGGCCCCGGCGCCGGCAGGAGGAGCGCGGGCAGAGCGCGGGGGCTCCCGCGGCCGGACTGGCCCCAGCGCAGCTCCGTGTCCATAGTGTAAATAGTGTGCGTGGCGCCCGTGCtcctggcagggctgctcccatcGCCCCCGCGTTTCTTTTCCACGTGTGTGAGTCCCGTGTTCGCCGCCGCTGTGTTACCGTGTAGGAGAGGAGCGCAGGAGAGGAGTTCTTTGGTGTGTAAAGACGTCTTTGCAGCTGTTTTGTAGTCGTTGTGGTTTTTATGCGGAGCCTCCGGGCTGTATTTAACCtccttgggttttgttttgtaaggATTAATTTAACACCGCTAaccattttattacttttatcgAGAAGAGCAAAGTCTATTTTTGATTTCCGTTTCCTAGTTCTTAGGAACATTAAAACCAGCATACAGCTCTGCCCCGTGTCCGTGGCTTTCCTCGTCTGTCAGCCGTGGGTCTGTGGTCAGCCCCTGCCCTTGCCTCAGTCTCTCTCCGGTTGAATAACGGAAAAATGttttgggttctttttttttttttttttgcagaactCATCCTTTGAATCTCCCTGCCAAACTGATACAATTATAGTACACTagaaaaacactggaaaatgtgTAAGACCCAGAACATTAAGTGTTAGAAGGTACTCTGACTATAAGACACGATTGCTGGTCATGAAAATATGGGTAGCTTTGTCCAAATATTAAGACAACAAATGCCACAATGAGGGGAAGACTACGCTGGGTGTCGTGATGGCACAGAAAGTCTGTAACAGAGATCAGCTCCAGATCCCACAAGCAGAAGGGAGGCAGGTTTTCAAGGACTTGGAAGAACTGGGATGCCATCTTCTCATACCTTTGTCCACCTGGAGGAACGGCAGCAGGACCTGTGCGGTGTAGAGGAGCCTTAGGCCTTGGAGAAGGGGACTGATGGCACGGAGAAGAGGAGAGGCTCTGCCAAAGGCCTGAGTAAAAGCAGCTTAAGGCCACGGTGGCCCGAggtggggaggcagggggaggtgGCAGAAGCAGAGGGAGGTGGCACTGGATGgagacagctttaaaaattgttCTCGCCTGAGCCAGCGAGCTAATGGAGACACAGCATAAACACCCGGCCAGAGACGAGCAGCTCTTCAGGACAGATCACCGTCATCAGCCGTTCTCACTGCTGCTCGTGAGATCTGGTGGAAAGGGGCCTCTCGAGGTTTGCTGTGCAGCCATCCCACGTGGGTTCACCACCAGCACTGGGTCAGGTGCTGCGGTTCCAGCAGGCTGCTGAAAGCACCCAAGGACAGGGGTGGTGCAGCCTCTGTGTGACCTGGTCGGGGCTGCCCTGCCCTTGGGtggtttttctttcctaaggGCCAGCCTGAGTCTCCTAAAAGTCTGCCTGTTACCCTCTTGATTCATTGTCTGCCACTGTGAAGGGTTTGGCTTTGCCTTTTCGGTATCAGCCCTCCAAGAGACCAGCAGCTGCTCATCTCCCTCGGCCTCCTCAGCAGGCAGAAGGAGCCTGGTTCGCTCACAGGAGAATTTCAGGCAGAGCCTGGGGGCTCCTGCGGCGAGGCTGGCCCCAGCAGCTCAAGGCAGTGGCGGTTCTGACCCAGCTGTTCTGGGGCTTGGGAGTTTCACAGCTTTACACCTGGAGGCTCTGCGTTTGTGCAGGCTGTAAGCATCAGTCCTCCCTGCGTGGGTTTGGGCTCCCAGAGGAAAATGGCACTGGGGTGAGCTGTCTCTGCCTGGGGGTGGTGTAGCCCTGAACCCCTGGCACTGCCTTCTCCCATGTAAGCCTCCGCATGGGTCAAACAGCACACGGTTTGTTAAAGCCAAGATGAGGCAGTGCCACGAACGTGGGGTCTGCACCGTGCCCGTGTCCctccagctggcagcagcagcccagggctggccctgCACTCACTGCTCAGCTCAGCCCTGGTGTCCTCAGGGCTCCCCAGGGCGCTTCCAGCTGAGCTCGCTGACCTCCTGTAACGCTGCTCAGGGGCGGTTGGGAACTGCAGCCCAGAAGGAAGCGGCTTGTGAAGCATTTGCCCCTTTCACTCACTGTA is from Anas acuta chromosome 16, bAnaAcu1.1, whole genome shotgun sequence and encodes:
- the PCIF1 gene encoding mRNA (2'-O-methyladenosine-N(6)-)-methyltransferase, encoding MANENHGSPAEEASLMSHSPGTSNQNQPSSPKPMRLVQDLPDELVQAGWEKCWSKRENRPYYFNRFTNQSLWEMPVLGQHDVISDPLGLNAAPMPLEGGMVETSLDSKQRKRRFSEEVAPSGNSVKKPKVDVPGNPAAQPVPISPSIPGTSVLKAWCVSPEDKQQAALLRPTEVYWDLDIQTNAVIKQRAPSEVLSPHPEVELLRSQLILKLRQHYRELCQQREGIDPPRESFNRWMLERKVVDKGTDPLLPSDCEPVVSPSMFREIMNDIPIRLSRIKFREEAKRLLFKYAEAAKRLIESRSASPDSRKVVKWNVEDTFSWLRRDHSASKEDYMDRLEHLRKQCGPHVSAAAKDSVEGICSKIYYISLEYVKRIREKHLAILKENNISAEVEAPEVQDRLVYCYPVRLAIPSPPLPSVEMHMENNVACVRYKGEMVKVSRNYFSKLWLLYRYSCIDDSGFEKFLPRVWCLLRRYQMMFGVGLYEGTGLQGALPVHVFEALHKLFGVSFECFASPLNCYFKQYCSAFLDTDGYFGSRGPCLDFFPISGSFEANPPFCEELMDAMVSHFEKLLESSSEPLSFIVFIPEWRDPPTPALTRMEQSKFKRHQLILSAFDHEYRSGSQHVCKKEEMYYKAVHNTAVLFLQNSAGFAKWEPTPERLQELVAAYKHSGRTLSSSSSSSSSSCDKERELGREQSGSREPNAN